From the genome of Sulfurovum sp. NBC37-1, one region includes:
- a CDS encoding DUF2231 domain-containing protein: MELPTLPFKIPEIPLPFDIPALMHPPVDHFIIALPIVVLLLEIINLFTKKRAIGMISFFLLILTVVAAIAAYLTGSADGKHAWDLLSEAGQADLKAHKTLGTYLMLASGIVLVFKLFSAIINRGMMKALYLLVLILFVVGILKQGKEGGELVYTYGANVKIVKTKDDELFDCKDDLSDYIAEEKEAEEEAKAAAEAKKTEESAKPEDSVSKEESAAIATPEAVKDHTAAAAEVEEAASKEAFETKEDSANFKSEAQVDEKKEIAPAEPTKLEDSVSKEESAAIAAPEAVKDHAAASAEVEEAASKEAFDTKEDSANFKSEAQADEKKEIAPAE, encoded by the coding sequence ATGGAATTACCAACTCTACCGTTTAAAATACCTGAGATACCGCTTCCGTTCGATATACCGGCACTTATGCACCCACCGGTCGATCACTTTATCATTGCATTGCCGATCGTGGTGCTTTTGTTGGAGATTATTAATCTTTTTACCAAAAAAAGAGCGATAGGAATGATCTCTTTCTTCTTGCTGATACTGACTGTTGTGGCGGCAATTGCTGCATATCTTACAGGATCAGCCGATGGAAAACACGCATGGGATCTGCTCTCTGAAGCGGGACAGGCGGACCTGAAGGCCCACAAGACACTTGGAACATACCTGATGCTGGCATCGGGTATTGTACTTGTCTTTAAATTGTTCTCTGCCATAATTAACAGAGGGATGATGAAAGCACTTTACCTACTGGTACTCATCCTTTTTGTAGTGGGTATCCTGAAGCAGGGCAAAGAAGGTGGTGAACTGGTCTATACTTACGGTGCCAATGTCAAGATCGTGAAGACCAAAGATGACGAACTCTTTGACTGTAAAGATGACCTGAGTGATTATATAGCCGAAGAGAAAGAGGCTGAAGAGGAAGCGAAAGCGGCGGCAGAGGCCAAAAAGACAGAGGAATCTGCAAAGCCTGAAGACAGTGTCAGCAAAGAGGAATCTGCAGCAATAGCTACTCCAGAAGCTGTAAAAGACCACACAGCAGCAGCTGCAGAAGTAGAGGAGGCTGCATCGAAAGAAGCATTTGAGACTAAAGAGGACAGTGCAAACTTCAAAAGTGAAGCTCAGGTAGACGAGAAAAAAGAGATCGCTCCTGCCGAACCAACGAAACTTGAAGACAGTGTCAGTAAAGAGGAGTCCGCTGCAATAGCCGCTCCAGAAGCTGTAAAAGATCATGCGGCAGCATCTGCAGAAGTGGAGGAAGCTGCATCAAAAGAGGCATTTGACACAAAAGAAGATAGCGCGAACTTCAAAAGTGAAGCTCAGGCAGATGAGAAGAAAGAGATCGCTCCTGCAGAATAG